A genome region from Nitrosopumilus oxyclinae includes the following:
- a CDS encoding complex I subunit 4 family protein, which translates to MEYALLQAVFLPLLLSPVAYILGRKVGPTPAMWFTFAILLYTTILVINAALSGTVEEHYPWTEQFGEFGFLLDGLASPFAILIYVLSTILAIYSKPYMIHKFHEQFEEEKKIVSSAGGQTSIIESSSLTNYVNAKSGLYFALYLVFAMGMLGTVLSTNLIEFYVFFEVMLIPGFFLVALWGDGPRRKIGLMFLFWTHAGAVVLLLGFLMIGLSIGSFDFADINESEIPEDILMLSAVAISIGLGVKLAVFMFHIWLPYVHGSAPTPISALLSPAMIGIGAYGIFRLIVEFLPSTFADLAIWFHIWGLVTMIYGGAMALMQDDLKRMLAYSSISQMGYILFGIGSISVLGLAGAEMMYVTHAIGKGILFMMAGIIIVKVGTRSISKLGGLAGKMPITAVCAVIGALTIMGVPPTSGFMGEWILFFGALETAIEEGSTLRAVTFGLGLVATALTMSYMLWMLKRVFFGKTPEHLEHVKEGSWYMTAPMMVLAGFSIVVGIYPDIFLKTIIPYMNGVLGV; encoded by the coding sequence ATGGAATACGCATTATTACAGGCAGTTTTCTTACCGTTACTTTTATCTCCAGTAGCATATATTCTTGGAAGAAAAGTAGGACCTACCCCTGCAATGTGGTTTACATTTGCAATTCTGTTATACACTACAATTCTTGTAATCAATGCAGCACTTTCTGGAACAGTAGAGGAACACTATCCATGGACTGAACAATTTGGAGAATTTGGTTTCTTGTTAGATGGATTGGCATCACCATTTGCAATACTGATTTATGTTTTATCTACAATATTGGCAATTTATTCAAAACCATACATGATTCATAAATTCCACGAACAATTTGAAGAAGAAAAGAAAATTGTTTCATCTGCTGGTGGTCAAACATCTATCATTGAATCATCTTCTCTTACAAATTATGTGAATGCTAAATCTGGACTTTACTTTGCACTATATCTTGTATTTGCAATGGGTATGCTTGGAACTGTTCTTTCAACTAATCTAATTGAATTTTATGTATTCTTTGAGGTTATGTTAATTCCAGGTTTCTTCTTAGTTGCACTTTGGGGTGATGGACCAAGAAGAAAGATTGGTTTAATGTTCTTATTTTGGACTCATGCTGGTGCAGTAGTTTTACTATTAGGATTTTTGATGATTGGTCTTTCCATTGGCAGTTTTGATTTTGCAGATATCAATGAATCAGAAATCCCTGAAGATATTCTCATGTTATCTGCAGTTGCAATTTCAATAGGCCTTGGTGTAAAACTGGCAGTCTTTATGTTCCATATCTGGCTTCCATATGTTCACGGTTCTGCACCTACACCAATCAGTGCATTATTGTCCCCTGCCATGATTGGAATTGGTGCTTATGGTATTTTCAGATTAATTGTAGAATTTTTGCCTTCAACATTTGCAGATCTTGCAATATGGTTCCATATCTGGGGTCTTGTTACAATGATTTACGGTGGTGCCATGGCACTGATGCAAGATGATTTGAAACGCATGCTTGCATATTCTAGTATTAGTCAGATGGGTTACATCCTATTTGGTATTGGTTCAATATCTGTACTTGGTCTTGCAGGTGCTGAGATGATGTATGTAACACACGCCATTGGTAAAGGAATTCTCTTCATGATGGCTGGAATTATTATTGTTAAAGTTGGAACTAGAAGTATCTCTAAACTTGGAGGATTAGCAGGAAAAATGCCAATCACTGCAGTATGTGCAGTTATTGGTGCATTAACAATTATGGGTGTTCCACCAACAAGCGGTTTCATGGGAGAGTGGATTCTATTTTTCGGTGCTTTAGAGACTGCCATTGAAGAGGGTTCAACACTTAGAGCAGTAACATTTGGTCTAGGACTAGTTGCAACAGCTCTTACAATGTCTTACATGTTGTGGATGCTAAAACGCGTATTCTTTGGAAAGACTCCAGAACATCTTGAACATGTTAAAGAAGGAAGTTGGTATATGACAGCACCAATGATGGTGTTGGCAGGATTTTCAATTGTGGTTGGAATTTATCCAGATATTTTCTTGAAGACAATAATTCCATACATGAATGGAGTGTTGGGAGTTTAG